In one window of Candidatus Avedoeria danica DNA:
- a CDS encoding SBBP repeat-containing protein, which translates to MSRPSPLARLTALAIALATALALAAALPAAARPARSAAATRSHAGTISAIAPAPTVRFIPNLGQWPSAVHYRAESAHGALLVTESSTRLIPGKRLPGVSHFLRGPDPAAWITNVPAFDSLTVRDERTGTDVVLDGDPSGSFAHLFEVANVVALGAASEVAPDAALSPTFAATPTLAYSTYLGGRTSDLARGIAVDADGNAYIVGTTTSNDFPAIGAGGAPGGTPGVPGPFQGTIGNSGSLQDAFVTKLDPTGTHIFWSTYLGGVRQDEAFDVAVDAAGRAHVTGYTTSPDFPTARPVQPSLHLADGIWSGDAFFARLSADGSALEVGTFFGGTGRDVGKGIALGRDGAAYIAGWTGSNLPAVNAVYPLNRGVRDAFIAKYTPAGDQLAFTTHLGGADADEGRDIAVDAAGNATIVGSTISLNLRTTAPYQSTRRGDSDAFIARLNAGGTASTTPRTLAAAARTRPSPSPWMPLDRQPSSAARTRRTSRAPPPSSRRAPGRRISSSPGSPRTAARSPTARTSAAQPRRAAASRTRTSAIWQRPRRTAAASATSRAASSRTARPPPSSSTPPAAPSSSAARAPATCPRSKRSRTAAAAPTTSSSPSSAPTAAPSTSPPTSAAEA; encoded by the coding sequence ATGTCCCGCCCCTCCCCCCTCGCCCGCCTCACCGCCCTTGCCATCGCCCTTGCCACCGCCCTTGCCCTCGCCGCCGCCCTACCCGCCGCCGCCCGTCCCGCCCGTAGCGCGGCCGCCACCCGCAGCCACGCCGGCACCATCTCGGCCATCGCTCCCGCCCCCACCGTTCGCTTCATCCCCAACCTCGGCCAATGGCCATCCGCCGTCCACTACCGCGCCGAGTCGGCCCACGGCGCGCTCCTCGTCACGGAGTCATCGACGCGCCTCATCCCCGGCAAGCGCCTTCCCGGCGTGTCGCACTTCCTGCGCGGTCCCGACCCGGCCGCCTGGATCACGAACGTCCCGGCGTTCGACAGCCTGACGGTCCGGGACGAACGCACGGGGACGGACGTCGTGCTCGACGGGGATCCATCAGGCTCCTTTGCGCACCTGTTCGAAGTCGCGAACGTTGTCGCGCTGGGCGCCGCAAGCGAAGTCGCCCCGGACGCTGCCCTCTCCCCGACCTTCGCCGCCACCCCCACCCTCGCCTACAGCACCTACCTGGGCGGCCGCACGAGCGACCTCGCCCGCGGCATCGCCGTCGACGCCGACGGCAACGCGTACATCGTCGGCACGACGACGTCCAACGACTTCCCCGCGATCGGCGCGGGCGGCGCGCCCGGTGGCACGCCCGGCGTTCCCGGCCCCTTCCAAGGCACGATCGGCAACAGCGGCAGCCTCCAAGACGCGTTCGTCACGAAGCTCGACCCGACCGGCACGCACATCTTCTGGAGCACGTACCTCGGCGGCGTCCGCCAGGACGAGGCGTTCGATGTCGCCGTCGACGCCGCCGGCCGCGCCCACGTCACCGGGTACACCACCTCGCCCGACTTCCCGACGGCCCGCCCCGTCCAGCCGTCCCTCCACCTCGCGGACGGGATCTGGTCGGGCGACGCGTTCTTCGCCCGCCTGTCCGCCGACGGCAGCGCCCTCGAGGTCGGGACGTTCTTCGGCGGGACGGGGCGTGATGTCGGCAAGGGGATCGCGCTCGGCCGCGACGGCGCGGCGTACATCGCCGGGTGGACGGGCTCCAACCTGCCGGCCGTGAACGCGGTCTACCCGCTGAACCGCGGCGTGCGGGATGCGTTCATCGCCAAGTACACGCCCGCGGGCGATCAGCTCGCTTTCACGACCCACCTCGGCGGGGCGGATGCCGACGAGGGACGCGACATCGCCGTCGACGCCGCCGGCAATGCGACCATCGTCGGCAGCACGATTTCGCTCAACCTGCGGACAACGGCGCCCTACCAGAGCACGCGCCGCGGCGACAGCGACGCCTTCATCGCCCGCCTGAACGCGGGCGGGACCGCCTCGACTACGCCACGTACCTTGGCGGCCGCGGCGCGGACCAGGCCGTCGCCGTCGCCGTGGATGCCGCTGGACAGGCAACCGTCCTCGGCCGCACGGACTCGCCGGACTTCCCGCGCGCCGCCGCCCTCCAGCCGACGCGCTCCGGGCCGACGGATCTCTTCGTCACCCGGTTCACCGCGGACGGCGGCGCGCTCACCTACAGCACGTACCTCGGCGGCACAGCCGAGGAGGGCGGCTGCGTCCAGGACGAGAACTTCCGCGATCTGGCAACGCCCACGCCGGACGGCCGCGGCATCCGCTACCTCGAGGGCAGCAAGTTCACGGACGGCCCGTCCGCCGCCCTCGTCCTCGACGCCGCCGGCCGCGCCATCGTCGTCAGCTGCACGAGCTCCGGCAACATGCCCACGATCCAAGCGCTCCAGGACCGCCGCCGCGGCACCTACGACCTCCT